Genomic DNA from Streptococcus uberis:
AAAACTTGACTGGCAGAAAAGCCTTGTGCTAATCCAGCTTCAGTTTGTCCTGCATCAACCCCATTCAAGCCCCCCCGTATGATTTCAGCAAGTGCAGCAGAAGTAAAGACGGTAAATGCCGTTATACCTGCGGGTGTGGATTTCATTTGAAAGACAAGAAAAATGATAAATATCCAAAGGAGATTTGGAACATTTCGGACAAATTCAATGTAGATACTAGCAACTAGTTTTAAAAAGGTGTTCTTACCATTACGCATAATGGCTAGGAAGGTCCCAAAAATAGTAGATAAAACAATGGAAATTAGGGAAATGTAAAGGGTTAAACCTAGACCTTCAAGAATAAAGGAAAGGTTTGAAGGTGTAAATAATTGAGCCATGCCATTTCCTCCTTTCTATACGGAATAAGTTTTTTTGTTTGCTTCTTCTTTGCGTCTAGCCCAGTTTGCAAGTGGGTAACACAGGATAAAGTATAAAATGGCAGCACCAGCAAAGGCAGGTACATAGTTGGTTGTTTCGTATGCCCATGCTTTCGCAGTAAACATAATATCGGCTCCTGAAATAATGGCAACGACAGAAGTGTTTTTGATCAGATTGACCACTTGATTGGTCATCGGTGGTAAAATTGTCCGCACAGCCTGAGGAAGCACGATTAAGCTCATAGTCTGTTCATAGGTGAATCCTTGTGAAAGCGCAGCTTCAATTTGACCCTTAGGAACAGCTTCGATACCTGATCGGATAACCTCAGCAATATAAGCACCGTGATAAATACCAACACAAAGCACAGCAGTAAAAAATGTTGAAATCATGATAAGGCCATTACTGATAATGGCTAAGCCATAGTAGACAAAAACAAACTGAACTAAGAGTGGTGTGTTCTGGTATAATTCAACATAAACTCGGGCTATCGCTTTTAAAGTTTTGTGTTTGGAGGTTGACATGGCGCCAAACAGAATACCAAGAACGAGAGCTAATAAAAGGGCTAAAAAAGACATGCCTAAAGTGTAAAGGAAAGCTTTGATAAAGAGGTCGAAATGACTGAAAAATGCTTGCCATTTTGATAAGGCGAAGGGGCTATCAACTGCTAATAGTATCATCTCATTCTCCTTTCTTATTTCTCAGACTTTGCCGGTTTCAAACCGTAGTTTTTGTAAATAGCTTGCAAACTGCCATCATTAGTCCATTCTTCAATTAATTGGTTGATATATTTCGTTAATTGGCTATTGGCTTTTGAACTTGCAATGCCATAGGATTGTTGGTTAAAACCGTCTGGAAGGATTGCGGTTTGTTTGCTGACATAACCAGATAAGATAGACTTGTCAACTGAAAATGCCTGTATTCTTTTTGAATAAAGCGAAATTGCTAGTTCTGGATAGGATCCTAATTGTACGAATTTAAAGTCAAGATGATGTGCTTTGCCGTATTCTTCAATAGCAGCTTTTGTCGTTGATCCTTGTGCCACTCCGATGGTGCGATGATTTAAGTCTTTAATGGAATCAATCTTTTCAGATTGATTCACTAAAAAGCCGACTTCATCACGATAATAGGGAATGGAGAAGGAGTAGTTTGCTTGACGTTCAGGTGTTATGGTGTATGTCGCAATAATGATGTCTAATTGACCGTTATCTAACAATGCTTCCCGTGTCTGAGCAGTAACTGCTGTGAAAACAGGTTTGACCTTTAACTTTTTAGCGATTTTTCGAGCAAGATCAACTTCCATACCTTCATATTTTCCGGTATCAGCACTATAATAGCCAAAATTTGGAACATCCTGTTTGACGCCAACTCTCAGCACACCCGCTTTTTTGATAGTTTGAATACTTTTTGTTTTAAGTAATTGATTGTCATCAGCACTTGCTTTTGGCATAAATATAAGGGTTAGAAGTGTCATTAAGCAAAAGAAAGTCCATTTTTTGAATTGGTTCATAGCAATCCTCCTCTTAATGTCTGATTTTTTTCTTGGCTTGAACTTTTTCACTCGTATGGTTAATGATTTTACTTAAGAACTGTTGCGCTCGAGGCTCTTTTGGATGGTCAAAGAAGCCAGTAACATCTGTTGTGTCTTCTAATATTTCACCATCAGCCATAAAAATAATACGATCGGCTACCTCACGAGCAAATCCCATTTCATGGGTCACAACAATCATGTTCATTCCATCTGCAGCAAGGTTTTGCATGACAGCTAGGACATCACCAATTGTTTCTGGGTCAAGAGCTGAAGTTGGTTCATCAAAGAGTAGAATTTCAGGATTCATAGCAAGGCCTCTTGCAATAGCAATACGTTGTTTTTGACCTCCTGATAGCATTGAAGGGTAGGAGTCTTTACGATCCCACATATTGACAAAGGTTAGATACTTTTCAGCCACTTTTTCAGCTTCGCTTTTACTCATGCCTAGTACTTTAATTGGAGCTAAAGTAACATTTTCTAACACAGTTTTATGGGGATATAAATTGAAGTGTTGGAAGACCATACCGACTTCTTTTCGTAGTGCCACTAATTCTTTGGCTGAAGCGTTTACAATTTCTTTGTTGTTAACTTTTAAACTACCGGTTTCAATTTTTTCCAAAGCGTTGATAGTCCTTATAAGTGTTGATTTTCCTGAACCAGAAGGTCCTAATAAAACAACCACTTGTCCTTTTTCAATGCTGAGGTTAATATTTTTTAATGCATGGTAGGAACCATAGTATTTTTCAACATTTTTAAATTCAATAAGTGCCATATCTTTCTCCTATCTAAAATTATGTTAGGTTTTCTGACACAGAAAACGGTTGATTTATTTTATCATTTTCGAAAAGCACTGTCAATATTTTCTGAATAGTTAGAATAAAGTGAAGAAATCGCCTCAAATCGTAGCTCTGATTGTCATTTATATAGATTTTTTGGTATAATCATAGAGATATAAGTATAGAGAAAGTCCTTTTTAAAAGGAATTTAGATATTTGAAACACAAGATTTCAATATAGGAGTATTAAGATGAAAAAAATTCTTATCGTGGATGATGAAAAACCCATCTCTGATATTATCAAGTTTAATTTAACCAAGGAAGGCTATGACATTGTGACAGCTTTCGATGGTAAAGAAGCGGTTCTTGCTTTTGAGGAAGAAAAGCCTGACTTAGTGATTTTGGATTTGATGTTACCAGAAATGGATGGTTTAGAAGTCGCCAAAGAAATTCGTAAAACCAGTCATATTCCTATCATTATGCTTTCAGCTAAAGACAGTGAATTTGATAAGGTTATCGGATTGGAAATTGGGGCCGATGACTACGTCACAAAACCTTTCTCTAATCGTGAATTATTGGCACGTGTAAAAGCGCATTTGCGAAGGACCGAAACTATTGAATCAGCGGTAGCAGAGGAAAATGCGTCTGCAGGCAGTCAAGAGTTGACTATCGGTAATTTACAAATATTGCCGGATGCCTTTTTAGCCAAAAAATATGGAAAAGAAGTTGAATTAACCCATCGTGAATTTGAGCTTTTACATCATTTGGCCAACCACATTGGTCAGGTCATGACACGTGAGCACCTTTTAGAAACAGTATGGGGTTATGATTATTTTGGAGATGTGCGTACTGTTGACGTGACAGTTCGTCGCCTAAGAGAAAAAATAGAAGATACACCAAGCCGTCCGGAATACATTTTGACAAGACGTGGCGTTGGCTATTACATGAAATCACATGACTGAGAACCTAATCGGAAATTTATCGTTATTCGAACTTTCAATCTTATTATTACTTATTTTTGTTGCTGCATATTTTATTTATTTAGCAGTTCGTGACTATCGAAATGCCAAAATTATTCGGCAAATGAGTCATAAAATCCGTGACCTAATCAATGGTCGTTACACGGATGAAATCAATGAAAAAGCTGATATTGAGCTCATAGAACTTTCTGAGCAACTCAATGATCTATCGGATGTCTTTCGATTGACCCATGAAAATCTTGCCCAGGAAAAAAATCGCTTAGCCAGTATTTTGGCCTACATGAGTGATGGGGTTTTGGCAACAGACCGAACTGGTCAAATCATGATGATTAACGAAACCGCCCAAAAACAATTGAATATTTCGAAAGAAGAAGCCCTTTTAATGAATATCACGGATTTGTTAGGGCAAGACACTCCCTATACCTACCGGGAATTGGTTTCCAAAACACCGATTGTTACCTTGAATAGACGCGATGAGACTGGTGAATTTATCACCCTCAGGCTGCGCTTTGCCTTGAATAGAAGAGAAAGTGGATTCATTTCGGGGCTCGTTGTTGTCCTACATGACACTACCGAACAGGAAAAAGAAGAACGTGAGCGTCGCCTCTTTGTTTCGAATGTTAGTCACGAATTAAGAACGCCATTGACATCAGTCAAATCCTATTTGGAAGCCCTGGATGAGGGTGCCTTAAAAGAAGATATCGCACCAAGTTTCATCAAAGTTTCATTAGATGAAACCAATCGGATGATGCGAATGATTTCGGACTTGTTAAACCTGTCTCGTATTGATAACCAAGTCACAGCTCTAGCGGTTGAAATGACCAATTTCACAGCTTTTATGACTTCTATACTAAATCGTTTTGATTTAGTGAGAAACCAAAATACAGTTTCAGGGAAAAGCTATGAAATTATACGAGACTATCCTATTACTTCTGTTTGGCTAGAAATTGACAATGATAAAATGACACAAGTCATTGAAAACATTTTAAATAATGCTATCAAATATTCACCTGATGGTGGTAAAATTCGTGTTAAGATGAAAACAACAGATAGTCAATTGATTATCTCTATTTCGGATCAAGGATTAGGAATTCCAAAGAAAGATCTTCCTTTGATTTTTGACCGATTTTATCGGGTGGATAAAGCACGCAGTCGTGCACAAGGTGGAACAGGTTTAGGACTTGCCATTGCTAAAGAAATTGTAAAACAACATAATGGTTTTATATGGGCAAAAAGTGACTATGGCAAAGGATCGACCTTTACAATTGTATTGCCATATGAAAAAGATGTTGTTGCAGGAACAGATGATGAATGGGAGGATGATATTGACTAATTTATGGAAATAGAAGGATTTAATTACAGTATATTAGCATCAGGGTCAACGGGAAATAGTTTTTATTTAGAAACACCTAAAAAGAAAATTTTAGTTGATGCTGGTTTAACTGGCAAAAAAATAACCAGCCTTTTAGCAGAAATTGATCGAAAACCAGAAGATTTGGATGCTATTTTCATCACCCATGAACATTCAGATCATATCAAAGGGGTTGGAGTATTAGCTCGAAAATACCACTTAGACGTATATGCTAATGAGAAAACCTGGCAAATTTTGGATGAACGCAATATGATTGGGAAAATTGATGTTTCCCAAAAACATGTCTTTGAAAGAGATAAAATGATTACTTTTGGAGATATTGATATTGAAAGTTTTGGAGTGAGTCATGATGCTTATGATCCTCAATTTTATCGTTTCATGAAAGATAACAAATCTTTTGTCATGTTGACTGATACGGGTTATGTTAGTGACAGAATGTCTGGTATTATTGAAAATGCAGATGCCTATTTGATAGAATCCAATCATGATATTGAAATATTGCGGTCAGGTTCATACCCTTGGAGTTTAAAACAACGTATCCTTTCTGATAAAGGCCATCTTTCAAATGAGGATGGCGCAGGGGCGATGATTCGTAGCATGGGAAATAAAACCAAAAAAATTTATTTGGGACATTTGAGTAAAGAAAATAACATCAAAGAATTAGCTCACATGACCATGGAAAATCAGTTGGCAAAAGCCGACTTACCAGTTGGATCAGCATTTAAGGTATTAGATACTTCTCCTGATTCAGCTTGCCCTTTAACCAGCATATAACCATAAAAAAATCATTAGTTTTCATGCTAATGATTTTTTTATGGGAATGTGACTAAAAACTGTGATAGGAGGCCATAGAATTCAGTCTAGGACTGCAAGCTTTTTCATTTTTTGGTATAATAGAAAGGTCCATCGTGGACAAAGGAAAAGGAGAAATCATGAAGAATCTGGAAGCCTTACTGAAATCATCATTCGCTATTGAATTTGAAGATAAAACCTTATTAGAAACAGCTTTTACACACACTTCTTACGCAAATGAACATCGCCTCCTAAACATTTCACATAATGAGCGTTTGGAATTTTTAGGAGACGCCGTTCTACAATTAATTATTTCAGAATATTTATTTAAAAAATACCCTCATAAAGCTGAAGGGGAACTTTCAAAACAACGATCTATGATTGTACGTGAAGAAAGCTTGGCAAGTTTTTCAAGACATTGTGCTTTTGAACCCTATATCAAATTAGGAAAAGGAGAAGAAAAATCTGGTGGTCGCAATCGCGATACCATTTTAGGAGATCTCTTTGAGGCCTTTTTAGGTGCTTTGCTTTTAGATAAAGGTGTTGAGGAAGTTAGACGCTTTTTAAACCAAGTGATGATTCCTCAAGTGGAAAAAGGTAACTTTGAAAAAGTTAATGATTATAAAACGTCTTTACAGGAAATTTTACAAGCTAAAGGAGATACCATTATTGACTACAAAGTCATCAATGAAAGTGGTCCTGCACATGCAAAACAATTTGAGGTAGTAGTTTTGGCCAATCAAGTGGAACTCAGTAAAGGTATTGGCCGTTCAAAAAAATTGGCTGAACAAAATGCTGCAGAAAATGCCTTGAAAGCTTTAAGTGAGGAATAAATGTATTTAAAAACAATTGAAATGCAAGGCTTTAAATCTTTTGCAGACAAAACAAAAATTGAATTTGAAAAAGGGGTAACAGCCGTTGTAGGTCCAAATGGTTCAGGTAAATCAAACATCACTGAGAGTCTTCGTTGGGCACTAGGGGAATCAAGTGCAAAAAGTTTACGTGGTGGAAAAATGCCAGATATTATTTTTGCG
This window encodes:
- a CDS encoding amino acid ABC transporter permease, translated to MAQLFTPSNLSFILEGLGLTLYISLISIVLSTIFGTFLAIMRNGKNTFLKLVASIYIEFVRNVPNLLWIFIIFLVFQMKSTPAGITAFTVFTSAALAEIIRGGLNGVDAGQTEAGLAQGFSASQVFLLIVFPQAYRKMLPAIISQFVTVIKDTSLLYSVIAIQELFGKSQILMGKYFQAEQVFALYALITFIYFVINFIISSLSRRLAKKWAQAN
- a CDS encoding amino acid ABC transporter permease, with the translated sequence MILLAVDSPFALSKWQAFFSHFDLFIKAFLYTLGMSFLALLLALVLGILFGAMSTSKHKTLKAIARVYVELYQNTPLLVQFVFVYYGLAIISNGLIMISTFFTAVLCVGIYHGAYIAEVIRSGIEAVPKGQIEAALSQGFTYEQTMSLIVLPQAVRTILPPMTNQVVNLIKNTSVVAIISGADIMFTAKAWAYETTNYVPAFAGAAILYFILCYPLANWARRKEEANKKTYSV
- a CDS encoding transporter substrate-binding domain-containing protein, which gives rise to MNQFKKWTFFCLMTLLTLIFMPKASADDNQLLKTKSIQTIKKAGVLRVGVKQDVPNFGYYSADTGKYEGMEVDLARKIAKKLKVKPVFTAVTAQTREALLDNGQLDIIIATYTITPERQANYSFSIPYYRDEVGFLVNQSEKIDSIKDLNHRTIGVAQGSTTKAAIEEYGKAHHLDFKFVQLGSYPELAISLYSKRIQAFSVDKSILSGYVSKQTAILPDGFNQQSYGIASSKANSQLTKYINQLIEEWTNDGSLQAIYKNYGLKPAKSEK
- a CDS encoding amino acid ABC transporter ATP-binding protein, which gives rise to MALIEFKNVEKYYGSYHALKNINLSIEKGQVVVLLGPSGSGKSTLIRTINALEKIETGSLKVNNKEIVNASAKELVALRKEVGMVFQHFNLYPHKTVLENVTLAPIKVLGMSKSEAEKVAEKYLTFVNMWDRKDSYPSMLSGGQKQRIAIARGLAMNPEILLFDEPTSALDPETIGDVLAVMQNLAADGMNMIVVTHEMGFAREVADRIIFMADGEILEDTTDVTGFFDHPKEPRAQQFLSKIINHTSEKVQAKKKIRH
- the yycF gene encoding response regulator YycF; this encodes MKKILIVDDEKPISDIIKFNLTKEGYDIVTAFDGKEAVLAFEEEKPDLVILDLMLPEMDGLEVAKEIRKTSHIPIIMLSAKDSEFDKVIGLEIGADDYVTKPFSNRELLARVKAHLRRTETIESAVAEENASAGSQELTIGNLQILPDAFLAKKYGKEVELTHREFELLHHLANHIGQVMTREHLLETVWGYDYFGDVRTVDVTVRRLREKIEDTPSRPEYILTRRGVGYYMKSHD
- the vicK gene encoding cell wall metabolism sensor histidine kinase VicK, with the protein product MTENLIGNLSLFELSILLLLIFVAAYFIYLAVRDYRNAKIIRQMSHKIRDLINGRYTDEINEKADIELIELSEQLNDLSDVFRLTHENLAQEKNRLASILAYMSDGVLATDRTGQIMMINETAQKQLNISKEEALLMNITDLLGQDTPYTYRELVSKTPIVTLNRRDETGEFITLRLRFALNRRESGFISGLVVVLHDTTEQEKEERERRLFVSNVSHELRTPLTSVKSYLEALDEGALKEDIAPSFIKVSLDETNRMMRMISDLLNLSRIDNQVTALAVEMTNFTAFMTSILNRFDLVRNQNTVSGKSYEIIRDYPITSVWLEIDNDKMTQVIENILNNAIKYSPDGGKIRVKMKTTDSQLIISISDQGLGIPKKDLPLIFDRFYRVDKARSRAQGGTGLGLAIAKEIVKQHNGFIWAKSDYGKGSTFTIVLPYEKDVVAGTDDEWEDDID
- a CDS encoding MBL fold metallo-hydrolase, which codes for MEIEGFNYSILASGSTGNSFYLETPKKKILVDAGLTGKKITSLLAEIDRKPEDLDAIFITHEHSDHIKGVGVLARKYHLDVYANEKTWQILDERNMIGKIDVSQKHVFERDKMITFGDIDIESFGVSHDAYDPQFYRFMKDNKSFVMLTDTGYVSDRMSGIIENADAYLIESNHDIEILRSGSYPWSLKQRILSDKGHLSNEDGAGAMIRSMGNKTKKIYLGHLSKENNIKELAHMTMENQLAKADLPVGSAFKVLDTSPDSACPLTSI
- the rnc gene encoding ribonuclease III → MKNLEALLKSSFAIEFEDKTLLETAFTHTSYANEHRLLNISHNERLEFLGDAVLQLIISEYLFKKYPHKAEGELSKQRSMIVREESLASFSRHCAFEPYIKLGKGEEKSGGRNRDTILGDLFEAFLGALLLDKGVEEVRRFLNQVMIPQVEKGNFEKVNDYKTSLQEILQAKGDTIIDYKVINESGPAHAKQFEVVVLANQVELSKGIGRSKKLAEQNAAENALKALSEE